CTGTTCCCAGCCAGGTAGGACAACTTCACTAACTAGTCCATAATTGTAGCCTTGTTTAAGCTCACTGGACTTCCAAACACCTCCAGGTGCGACTAATTGAAGCTTATGTCCACTTTCTAAATCTGGACCTAAGATATGTTCTTCTATTGACCCGTCAGGATGAATAAACCTGTATGTTAGTGGTCCGCCAGAATGATAGAAGTGCAAAATAGGTGACAGGTTTTTATGGAAAAATCCTATCGGGCTATTTTCAGTCAACATATAATAAATGCTAGTAGCAAATCGTCGCACTCCACCATTATTCTCTCTCTCTGTTTGAACAGTATCTTGACTTTTATAGGTTTGTCTAAAATACCCACCTTCCTCATGTGGAAATAAATTCAACTGTTTAATTAGCTTGTCTACTTCTTCGTTTTCTAGCATGCTATTATCCTTTATATCAATTAAGGCTTTCCCACCCATCGAATGATGGTTGAAATTTCATCAAATCTAATGTGGGAGAAATATATAATCTGATTGTTATAAATGTCATGGAGTATGTTTCGAGCTATTGTCAAATGTGGTGTATGGAGATCACGCAGTAGCCTGTTGGTGATTCTCCATTTCTTTCACTCCATCGATGAAGCGAACATCTTTCACTACATCTGCGAGGAGTTTAAAACCTCGTAGGCGACGCCACTTCGTCTCAGCACTTAGCATTAACTTGTAAGCCATCATCAACGTGGTTTTTCTGTTTCCACAGTTCTTTGTCTTGTTAGTGCGTAAACGAACTGTAGCGAACATCGATTCTATTGGGTTCGTTGTCCTGATATGAACCCAGTGCTCTGCTGGGTAGTCGTAAAACGCCAGCATTTCAGCTTTATCTTTCACCAAGCAGTCGGTTGCCTTTGGATACTTAGCTTCAAAGCGTTTCTGGAAGGTTGAGAAGGCCTGATAAGCGTCATCTCTTGTTTCTGCCATCCAAATATCTTGCAGCGCTTCCTTCATTCGTGGCTGTACGCTTTTGGGCACCTTGTTCAGCACATTTGCTGTCTTATGTACCCAACAACGTTGCTGGTCAGCCTGCGGCCAGCATTTAGCCACGGCTTTCCAGAAGCCAAGTGCGCCATCTCCGATGGCAAGCTTAGGTGCTAACTTTAATCCCTGTGCTCGTAACTGCTCTATGAGCTCCGTCCAACTGGCTTCAGACTCTCGGTGACCATCCAGAACGCCAAGAACCTCTTTACGACCAGTGTCATCCACGCCGATGATGACGAGTAAGCAGAGCTTATCGTCCGTCCTAACGTGACAGTAAACACCATCAGCCCAGACGTAAACATAGCGACGCTTACCGAGGTCACGCTTACGCCACTGTTCGTATTCTGTAGACCACTGCTCCTTGAGACGACAAACGCTGCTGGCTGAGAGTCCTTTCGCATCCTTACCAAGCTGGGCTAGTAACTGTTGAAGCTCAGCTTCAACCGCTTGTGCAATCAAATCTCTAGCCCCTTGACGTATCAGTTGCTGTAAGTGGGTCTTGTGGTGTATTCAGTGAAACAACAGTATTATCAGTCATGCGGTGTACCTTTCTGTTAATTGTTCTGGCGAGAACTACATCAACAGATTACACCGCAACTTCCTTTCTCTTCCATACACCAGAAATCAGCGTAGCTCAGTATGTATCATCTAACAACTTCACACATGTAAATATCACTTTCAATATATGTATTGTGACTGACGTCTTATTTAATGAAGTGCTAATAAACAAACAATATAACTAGCTTATAATCTTGGCATATTAAATGGAGGTATTTGTAAAGTGAAAAGCATATTAGACTCAAATGAAGACAACTTCGCACAGACATTAAAGCTCAATAATTCATCAGATTTTATGAATAGCGAAGGCTATCATTTTCTGAAGAAAGCCACCGAACCCTTTGTAAAAAATACTAAAAATCTTGTAAATGTAATTATGGTGGCACCCTCATATGACAGTGATATCCCAATGGTGGAGACATTAAATAGTCAGTTCAAAATTGCTGCCCTAATTCCAAAGAATTCAACAATCATTAGGAGAAGTTACATAATAAAAAAATACAAGGATATAGGTATAAAAGTAGCCTCTCATATCAACAAGAATAAGTTAAAGGATTCGAAGGAAGCTATCAATTTCATAAACAAAGTAATTCCTTTAGGAGAGAAGTTTATCATCATGGACCATGGAGGGTACTTCTCACATAGTGCTGAAATAATATGCAAGGAATTTCCAGACGATCAATTTCTTGGATTCACCGAATATACAGATAACGGACATAAAAAGTACACTAAACAAGACGGTATCACTCGGCCTATTATTTCCACGGCGCATTCCTATTTAAAAGAGCCTTCAGATAGAGAAGCTGGAGAGTCTGTAACACATGTACTTGATCACGTACTAAGAGATTGCTTTGGACTGAAAGCAAAGAGCGTAAGCCAACTTTCTATTGGGGTTGTCGGTTTCGGGCGACTAGGTAAAGGGGTCGCTGAGCAACTCAGAAGGAGAGGAGTTAGTAATATCAGAGTTGCAGACAAGAGTTATCGACAGCTCATTAATGCTCCAAGCCTAGGCTTTCATATTTCCTCGATAGAAGAAATATGTAAGGCTTGTAACGTGATAATATCTGCAACAGGATCGGCTGCACTTAAACCTTCACACTACTCGTTGATGAAAAATAATACATTAATAACTACGGTTACCTCCCCTGACGATGAGTTGAAAATAGACGATATCATAAGAGATAAAGTTATAGTTGATGAAAAAGATAGAGATTTAGTCACATCATACACAGTAAAAAGCACTGGAAAAAAAATTCATTTACTTCTAAACGGGGAGTCAGCCAATACGCTATTAAAGTCTGGCATAGGAGATCCGAGCATTTTTCTTCCCATAGCAGCTCAACTAGTTGCAAATTTGATCCTGGTAAACCAGAGGGACAGATTAGGATTATTGATACAATCTATAGATGAAAGTTATGAAGAAGAAATAGCAAAATGTTGGAATAACTGCTTCTATGGTTAAAATACCGTTGTACATTTAATAAAATTATTTAGAGTAACTTGACTCTTTCCCTGCGTCTGCGATGTACTCTTATAAATAGGTGGGCTTGTTGCAAAAATTGAAGATGTTTCTGAGGTACCCATCTGAGTCTGAGGGCTCCCCACAACTAGCATAGAAGAATCATGTAGATAGCGTGAAAAAGTAGGCAGATTCATTTTGTTCGGCGATCATAGCATCAATTGAAAAGATATGACTCGACGAGCCCCATGAACCTATCCACCATCCTGAATACTTTTTTCTTAATGTCAGCGTTCTCCGCTATCAAAGATAAGAGACGTATCACAGCCGTTCTTGACTGTATCAATGCACTTAACGAAAAAGACACATTAACCTTGACCGGGCTTGGTCGAGGGATGAAAAATACCAAAACTAAGGTAAAGCACTGTATTAAGGGGCTTGTTGCAAAAATTGAAGATGTTTCTGAGGTGCCTAATTGAGCACCTCTTTTCATGTGTAGATTCCGAAGATATTGAAGAGTTCATTGAGGAAGGCGGATCTCTCCTGCACCCTCAGCTTCGGCTCGTCACGACGTAACCAAAAATCAAACTGGCCTTTATTCAACATCCTTATCCCCTCAAAACCTTGAATCGTTGACCAAGCCCGCTTTCGAACCTTGAAGCCGCCGGTGGCTTCGATAAGCTTTTTGATGGGAGCATGGTCAGATTCAATGCCATTGTTGAGATATTTCACTTGTCGATGTTCTACATCTTGCCGTAAGCGGCCTTCACGCTTGAGACGATCAATGGCGTTCCCATAAGACGAATGTTTGTCAGTATTCAATGCGTTGGGATGAAAGGAGGCTTTATAGCGACGTAGGCAGCGTTTGAGAAATTGATAAGCGGCCTCTTTATTACGCTTATGAGAAAAGAAAAAATCCACCGTTTCCCCCCGTTTATTGATGGCTCGATAGAGATAATGCCATTTGCCTTTCACCCTGACGTAGGTTTCATCAAGCTGCCAGGAAGAATCGATGCGAGTGAATTGATAACGGCGCAACTTCTTATGTAGGATAGGCCCATAGTGGATAAACCAACGATAAATCGTGGAGCGATTCACAAATACACCGCGTTCGGCCAACATATCACTGAGGTTTGCGTAGCTCATCGCGGTAGTGCCATACCACCGCACACACCATAAGATAAGTTCAGGGGTGAAATGTCGCCATTTGAATTCAGACTTGGCCATAACGCATTGCTCAGTGATGAATCATAGTTAAAGTCTGGCGGGTTGTGAGGTTTTTGCAACAAGCCCCCTATAGTGCTTTTAGCCTCTATTGTGGTGGCCGTGGGGAGTAACTACTCGTACGCGGAAAAAATTGTAGAAGATGGCCGGATAAGTGTTAATCCCACCCCCAAAACTCCAGAAAGAAGTACGAAGTCAATGGTGCTAACTTTGGCGATGGTGGACTTTGATAAAACAACGGGGATGATAAATCGATATTCTGCATCGTATCCTAGTATCATTATTCCTAAAGTATTGGATGGTGTAACAGTTAAAGAAATAGGGGAGGGGGCGTTTAGATATAACAATCTCACCAGCGTGACCATCCCTGATTCGGTGACCACCATTGGGAAGAAGGCGTTTGGTGACAACAATCTCACCAGCGTGACTATTCCCGATTCGGTGACCACCATTGAGGTGGAGGCGTTTTATAGCAACAATCTCACCAGCGTGACGATTCCTGATTCGGTGACCACCATTGGGGAGGGGGCGTTTGCATTCAACGAACTCACCAGCGTGACCATTCCTGATTCAGTGACCACCATTGGGGAGGGGGCGTTTGATGATAGTGTGAAAATTAAACGAAATTAATACGTTTTTGGGTGTTGCCACATTATTAAGTGGTAATGCCTGAATGTGTAGGATATTACGTGTCCACATCAAATTTAATTTGGATGTGGTGGCCTACAGGGGCTTGTTGCAAAAATTGAAGATGTGTCTGAGGTACTCATATGGGTGCCTCTTTTCATGCGTAAATTCCAAAGATATTGAAGAGTTCATTGAGGAAGGCGGAGCTCTCCTGCACCCTCAGTTTCGGCTCATCACGACGTAATCAAAAATCAAACTGGCCCTTATTCAACATCTGTATCCTCTCAAGTTGGGGTCCCTTGGTGCAATCGATGCTGTAGATTTTGAGTAATAGATAATGCAAAAAAAAACTGAAGAGTATTTAACCTCCATTGGTTGGAGTAGTGAACGTATGGTTGAATTACCAGAAGAGTATTCAGCCTATTCAATCAATGACAATATCAAAAGCATATTAAGAAATATATATGGACTCACTCTAATTAGTAAGACTGGTCAGAAGAGGATTTTACGTCTAACGAGTAGGAATTTTGATTGCTCAAAAAGAGATGTTCAGGAAATGATTGAGGATTATAAACTCCCTTTAGATTTATACCCAATTGGCTCGCTATCTGAATTAGGAGGTTACCTATATTTAGATAAAAATGGGGACTTTTATTACTTAGATGGAGAAATATGCTTTTTAGGTTCAAATTTAGATGAGTTTCTTGAAACGATGGTTTTCTATGAGAGGGACATGATCGGGATTGACGAGCCTGAACCTTGTTGTTGTGTCAACTATCCAGAAGAAATTAAGAGCCAATTAACACCCTCGCAAAGGTTAACGTATTACAATTCGAAAACGCCGGCCCCCTGGTTGTATGACATCGAATTAGGTCTTATTCCGCTGTAAATCGCTTTTTTAAAAGGTAAGGTTATATCTGGGGTGTTCTTATGAGCACCTCATTTTTAGAGTGTTCTGATTTAGTCAAACCGGACACTTCAATAAAGGAATATAATCCTACTATTGAGGTCACAGTACCTAAAGTACCAGATAATAAAAAAACACTATAACCACATATGCCGAAAGTGATGAGTGCTTTCGGTATAATCTTTACATAACTTATTAATAAGGTAATTGGCTATGTATATGCCACTGGAAAATCTCCCAATTCTTACCGAAGAATATATGACCCAAAAAAAGCAAGAGGCCTTTGACTCTAGTCCATTATATGAGTTTACCTTAATAAAAGAAAAGCCTAATAGATATGCTGCGATTGTTATTTGGTTCTTCTTATCTAGTATCGTGGTTTGGTTTGCTATACATGACCCTTTGGTCATTGATGTCTTTTATATGCTCTCCGCTATATTAATTATAAGTATCGCATGTATGCAAAGCTACTACGCTGATAACCCTAAAACAGAACAAAAAGTTACTTTGAATGAAAAAGGATTTATTGTAACTGAAATGTCCTTACTGCCAGATTTTTACTACAAAAGCTTACGCTATTCGGGTTACTTAGGCATAGCTATCGCTGTGGTTGGTACAATTATAGCGGGCCCCCTTATTTTAGCCGGAGCAGGAGCAGGTATATTCGCCGCGTTTAAAATGTATAAAGTAAAAAATGTCCCTAATGTCCAAGTTTGCCCTTTTAATTCAGATATACAATACGAGGTCTATCCTGTTTCAGCGGTTAGGTATAAACATAACTTAAAAGAACTGCGATTTTCGCCGAATATTGTTATGGAAGGAGAACGGCCCCAATTATTTAGAAGAAACCGTAATTTTTACTCCATAGACTTTGCTATCAATGAAGAAGTTAAATATAGATTTTTTCAGCAACTTGAAAAAATCGTCAATGTTGTTGAAGTGGAAGAATTTCGTACCCCAGAGGCCTCTTAGGATTTTCCATCGTGGAGTTCGGTGTGTCTGAGGTGCCTATCTTAGCACCTCTTTTCATGCGTAAATTCCAAAGATATTGAAGAGTTCATTGAGGAAGACGGATCTCTCCTGCATCCTCAGTTCTGGCTCGTCACGACGTAACCAAAAATTAAACTGGCCCTTATTCAACATCCGTATCCTCTCAAGTTGGGGTCCCTTGGTGCAATCGATGCTGTAGATTTGGAGAAATAGATAATGCAAAAAAAAACTGAAGAGTATTTAACCTCCATTGGTTGGAGTAGTGAACGTATGGTTGAA
This window of the Vibrio azureus genome carries:
- a CDS encoding cupin domain-containing protein; translation: MLENEEVDKLIKQLNLFPHEEGGYFRQTYKSQDTVQTERENNGGVRRFATSIYYMLTENSPIGFFHKNLSPILHFYHSGGPLTYRFIHPDGSIEEHILGPDLESGHKLQLVAPGGVWKSSELKQGYNYGLVSEVVLPGWEQFDRVLAPYHDLLSLYPEHDEWLRRFSYGA
- a CDS encoding NAD(P)-dependent oxidoreductase is translated as MKSILDSNEDNFAQTLKLNNSSDFMNSEGYHFLKKATEPFVKNTKNLVNVIMVAPSYDSDIPMVETLNSQFKIAALIPKNSTIIRRSYIIKKYKDIGIKVASHINKNKLKDSKEAINFINKVIPLGEKFIIMDHGGYFSHSAEIICKEFPDDQFLGFTEYTDNGHKKYTKQDGITRPIISTAHSYLKEPSDREAGESVTHVLDHVLRDCFGLKAKSVSQLSIGVVGFGRLGKGVAEQLRRRGVSNIRVADKSYRQLINAPSLGFHISSIEEICKACNVIISATGSAALKPSHYSLMKNNTLITTVTSPDDELKIDDIIRDKVIVDEKDRDLVTSYTVKSTGKKIHLLLNGESANTLLKSGIGDPSIFLPIAAQLVANLILVNQRDRLGLLIQSIDESYEEEIAKCWNNCFYG
- a CDS encoding IS6 family transposase; translation: MAKSEFKWRHFTPELILWCVRWYGTTAMSYANLSDMLAERGVFVNRSTIYRWFIHYGPILHKKLRRYQFTRIDSSWQLDETYVRVKGKWHYLYRAINKRGETVDFFFSHKRNKEAAYQFLKRCLRRYKASFHPNALNTDKHSSYGNAIDRLKREGRLRQDVEHRQVKYLNNGIESDHAPIKKLIEATGGFKVRKRAWSTIQGFEGIRMLNKGQFDFWLRRDEPKLRVQERSAFLNELFNIFGIYT
- a CDS encoding leucine-rich repeat domain-containing protein, whose translation is MLLASIVVAVGSNYSYAEKIVEDGRISVNPTPKTPERSTKSMVLTLAMVDFDKTTGMINRYSASYPSIIIPKVLDGVTVKEIGEGAFRYNNLTSVTIPDSVTTIGKKAFGDNNLTSVTIPDSVTTIEVEAFYSNNLTSVTIPDSVTTIGEGAFAFNELTSVTIPDSVTTIGEGAFDDSVKIKRN
- a CDS encoding SUKH-3 domain-containing protein, whose translation is MQKKTEEYLTSIGWSSERMVELPEEYSAYSINDNIKSILRNIYGLTLISKTGQKRILRLTSRNFDCSKRDVQEMIEDYKLPLDLYPIGSLSELGGYLYLDKNGDFYYLDGEICFLGSNLDEFLETMVFYERDMIGIDEPEPCCCVNYPEEIKSQLTPSQRLTYYNSKTPAPWLYDIELGLIPL